In Archocentrus centrarchus isolate MPI-CPG fArcCen1 chromosome 16, fArcCen1, whole genome shotgun sequence, a single window of DNA contains:
- the ctnnb1 gene encoding catenin beta-1 isoform X1 — MASQADLMELDMAMEPDRKAAVSHWQQQSYLDSGIHSGATTTAPSLSGKGNPEEDDVDNQVMYEWEQGFNQNFSQEQVQAALLSVLDIDGQYAMTRAQRVRAAMFPETLEEGMQIPSTQYDAANPTNVQRLAEPSQMLKHAVVNLINYQDDAELATRAIPELTKLLNDEDQVVVNKAAVMVHQLSKKEASRHAIMRSPQMVSAIVRTMQNTNDVETARCTAGTLHNLSHHREGLLAIFKSGGIPALVKMLGSPVDSVLFYAITTLHNLLLHQEGAKMAVRLAGGLQKMVALLNKTNVKFLAITTDCLQILAYGNQESKLIILASGGPQALVNIMRTYTYEKLLWTTSRVLKVLSVCSSNKPAIVEAGGMQALGLHLTDPSQRLVQNCLWTLRNLSDAATKQEGMEGLLGTLVQLLGSDDINVVTCAAGILSNLTCNNYKNKMMVCQVGGIEALVRTVLRAGDREDITEPAICALRHLTSRHQDAEMAQNAVRLHYGLPVVVKLLHPPSHWPLIKATVGLIRNLALCPANHAPLREQGAIPRLVQLLVRAHQDTQRRTSMGGTQQQFVEGVRMEEIVEGCTGALHILARDVHNRIVIRGLNTIPLFVQLLYSPIENIQRVAAGVLCELAQDKEAAEAIEAEGATAPLTELLHSRNEGVATYAAAVLFRMSEDKPQDYKKRLSVELTSSLFRTEPMAWNETADLGLDISAQGEPLGYRPEDPSYRSFHSGGYGGDSMGMEPMMDHELGGGHHPGQDYPPVEGLPDLGHAQELIEGLPPGDSNQLAWFDTDL; from the exons ATGGCTTCCCAGG cTGATCTGATGGAACTAGACATGGCCATGGAGCCAGACCGTAAGGCAGCAGTCAGTCACTGGCAGCAACAGTCCTACCTGGATTCAGGCATCCACTCAGGGGCCACCACAACTGCTCCATCCCTCAGTGGGAAGGGCAACCCTGAGGAGGATGATGTTGACAACCAGGTCATGTATGAGTGGGAGCAGGGCTTCAACCAGAACTTCTCCCAAGAGCAAGTACAAG CTGCTCTTCTGTCTGTTTTAGACATAGATGGTCAGTACGCCATGACGCGTGCCCAGCGGGTTCGTGCAGCGATGTTCCCGGAGACTCTTGAGGAGGGCATGCAGATCCCTTCTACACAGTATGATGCAGCAAACCCCACCAATGTCCAGAGGCTGGCAGAGCCCTCACAAATGCTCAAACATGCTGTGGTTAATTTGATTAACTATCAAGATGATGCTGAGCTGGCAACCAGAGCAATCCCAGAGCTGACCAAACTCCTCAATGATGAGGACCAG GTTGTagtaaacaaagcagcagtgatGGTCCACCAGCTGTCAAAGAAAGAAGCTTCTCGCCACGCTATCATGCGCTCACCTCAGATGGTGTCTGCTATCGTGAGGACCATGCAGAACACAAATGATGTGGAGACAGCTCGCTGCACTGCAGGAACACTGCACAACCTTTCCCATCACAGAGAGGGACTGCTGGCTATCTTTAAGTCAGGAGGAATACCAGCTCTAGTTAAAATGTTGGG TTCACCGGTGGACTCTGTCCTGTTCTATGCCATCACCACCCTCCACAACCTCCTCCTGCACCAGGAAGGAGCCAAGATGGCTGTTCGTTTAGCTGGAGGACTACAGAAAATGGTGGCTCTGCTCAACAAAACCAATGTCAAGTTCCTGGCCATCACCACTGACTGTCTCCAAATACTGGCCTATGGAAACCAGGAAAGCAAG tTGATAATCCTGGCCAGTGGTGGCCCACAGGCGCTCGTCAACATCATGAGGACTTACACCTATGAGAAGCTGTTGTGGACCACAAGCCGCGTCCTCAAAGTTCTGTCAGTGTGCTCCAGTAACAAGCCTGCCATTGTAGAGGCTG GAGGCATGCAGGCTCTGGGACTCCACCTGACAGATCCCAGCCAGAGACTGGTCCAGAACTGTCTGTGGACTCTCAGGAACTTATCAGATGCTGCCACCAAACAG GAGGGAATGGAGGGTCTGCTAGGAACTCTGGTGCAGTTGCTTGGCAGTGATGACATTAATGTGGTGACCTGTGCTGCTGGCATCCTGTCTAATTTGACCTGTAACAACTACAAGAACAAGATGATGGTGTGCCAG GTTGGAGGTATTGAAGCGTTGGTTCGCACGGTGCTTCGGGCTGGAGACAGAGAAGACATCACAGAGCCAGCGATTTGTGCCCTGCGTCATCTCACGTCACGACACCAGGATGCTGAAATGGCACAGAACGCCGTCAGACTGCACTATGGCCTGCCTGTAGTGGTCAAATTACTGCATCCGCCATCACACTGGCCACTCAtcaag GCTACAGTTGGTCTGATCCGTAACCTGGCTCTCTGCCCTGCGAACCACGCCCCTTTGAGGGAGCAGGGTGCCATCCCCAGACTGGTTCAGCTGCTGGTCAGAGCACATCAAGACACACAGAGACGCACCAGCATGGGaggcacacagcagcagtttgtg gAGGGAGTACGTATGGAGGAGATTGTGGAGGGCTGTACAGGAGCGCTTCACATCCTGGCCAGAGATGTCCACAACAGAATAGTCATCAGAGGACTCAACACCATTCCACTCTTTGTACAG ctgttGTATTCTCCCATTGAGAACATCCAGCGTGTAGCAGCGGGCGTCCTGTGTGAGCTTGCTCAGGACAAAGAGGCTGCTGAGGCCATCGAGGCTGAGGGAGCAACTGCCCCACTCACGGAGCTATTACACAGCCGCAATGAAGGAGTTG CCACGTATGCAGCAGCAGTTTTGTTCCGTATGTCAGAGGACAAACCTCAAGACTACAAGAAGCGCCTCTCTGTAGAACTCACCAGCTCGCTCTTCAGGACAGAACCAATGGCCTGGAACGAG ACAGCAGATCTGGGTTTGGACATCAGCGCACAGGGAGAGCCTCTGGGCTACAGACCAGAAG ACCCAAGTTACCGTTCCTTCCATTCGGGGGGTTACGGAGGGGACTCAATGGGTATGGAGCCCATGATGGATCATGAGCTGGGTGGAGGCCACCACCCTGGCCAGGACTACCCCCCTGTAGAAGGGCTGCCTGACCTGGGACATGCCCAGGAACTGATAGAGGGCCTGCCACCTGGCGACTCAAACCAACTGGCCTGGTTTGATACCGACCTGTAA
- the ctnnb1 gene encoding catenin beta-1 isoform X2 gives MASQADLMELDMAMEPDRKAAVSHWQQQSYLDSGIHSGATTTAPSLSGKGNPEEDDVDNQVMYEWEQGFNQNFSQEQVQDIDGQYAMTRAQRVRAAMFPETLEEGMQIPSTQYDAANPTNVQRLAEPSQMLKHAVVNLINYQDDAELATRAIPELTKLLNDEDQVVVNKAAVMVHQLSKKEASRHAIMRSPQMVSAIVRTMQNTNDVETARCTAGTLHNLSHHREGLLAIFKSGGIPALVKMLGSPVDSVLFYAITTLHNLLLHQEGAKMAVRLAGGLQKMVALLNKTNVKFLAITTDCLQILAYGNQESKLIILASGGPQALVNIMRTYTYEKLLWTTSRVLKVLSVCSSNKPAIVEAGGMQALGLHLTDPSQRLVQNCLWTLRNLSDAATKQEGMEGLLGTLVQLLGSDDINVVTCAAGILSNLTCNNYKNKMMVCQVGGIEALVRTVLRAGDREDITEPAICALRHLTSRHQDAEMAQNAVRLHYGLPVVVKLLHPPSHWPLIKATVGLIRNLALCPANHAPLREQGAIPRLVQLLVRAHQDTQRRTSMGGTQQQFVEGVRMEEIVEGCTGALHILARDVHNRIVIRGLNTIPLFVQLLYSPIENIQRVAAGVLCELAQDKEAAEAIEAEGATAPLTELLHSRNEGVATYAAAVLFRMSEDKPQDYKKRLSVELTSSLFRTEPMAWNETADLGLDISAQGEPLGYRPEDPSYRSFHSGGYGGDSMGMEPMMDHELGGGHHPGQDYPPVEGLPDLGHAQELIEGLPPGDSNQLAWFDTDL, from the exons ATGGCTTCCCAGG cTGATCTGATGGAACTAGACATGGCCATGGAGCCAGACCGTAAGGCAGCAGTCAGTCACTGGCAGCAACAGTCCTACCTGGATTCAGGCATCCACTCAGGGGCCACCACAACTGCTCCATCCCTCAGTGGGAAGGGCAACCCTGAGGAGGATGATGTTGACAACCAGGTCATGTATGAGTGGGAGCAGGGCTTCAACCAGAACTTCTCCCAAGAGCAAGTACAAG ACATAGATGGTCAGTACGCCATGACGCGTGCCCAGCGGGTTCGTGCAGCGATGTTCCCGGAGACTCTTGAGGAGGGCATGCAGATCCCTTCTACACAGTATGATGCAGCAAACCCCACCAATGTCCAGAGGCTGGCAGAGCCCTCACAAATGCTCAAACATGCTGTGGTTAATTTGATTAACTATCAAGATGATGCTGAGCTGGCAACCAGAGCAATCCCAGAGCTGACCAAACTCCTCAATGATGAGGACCAG GTTGTagtaaacaaagcagcagtgatGGTCCACCAGCTGTCAAAGAAAGAAGCTTCTCGCCACGCTATCATGCGCTCACCTCAGATGGTGTCTGCTATCGTGAGGACCATGCAGAACACAAATGATGTGGAGACAGCTCGCTGCACTGCAGGAACACTGCACAACCTTTCCCATCACAGAGAGGGACTGCTGGCTATCTTTAAGTCAGGAGGAATACCAGCTCTAGTTAAAATGTTGGG TTCACCGGTGGACTCTGTCCTGTTCTATGCCATCACCACCCTCCACAACCTCCTCCTGCACCAGGAAGGAGCCAAGATGGCTGTTCGTTTAGCTGGAGGACTACAGAAAATGGTGGCTCTGCTCAACAAAACCAATGTCAAGTTCCTGGCCATCACCACTGACTGTCTCCAAATACTGGCCTATGGAAACCAGGAAAGCAAG tTGATAATCCTGGCCAGTGGTGGCCCACAGGCGCTCGTCAACATCATGAGGACTTACACCTATGAGAAGCTGTTGTGGACCACAAGCCGCGTCCTCAAAGTTCTGTCAGTGTGCTCCAGTAACAAGCCTGCCATTGTAGAGGCTG GAGGCATGCAGGCTCTGGGACTCCACCTGACAGATCCCAGCCAGAGACTGGTCCAGAACTGTCTGTGGACTCTCAGGAACTTATCAGATGCTGCCACCAAACAG GAGGGAATGGAGGGTCTGCTAGGAACTCTGGTGCAGTTGCTTGGCAGTGATGACATTAATGTGGTGACCTGTGCTGCTGGCATCCTGTCTAATTTGACCTGTAACAACTACAAGAACAAGATGATGGTGTGCCAG GTTGGAGGTATTGAAGCGTTGGTTCGCACGGTGCTTCGGGCTGGAGACAGAGAAGACATCACAGAGCCAGCGATTTGTGCCCTGCGTCATCTCACGTCACGACACCAGGATGCTGAAATGGCACAGAACGCCGTCAGACTGCACTATGGCCTGCCTGTAGTGGTCAAATTACTGCATCCGCCATCACACTGGCCACTCAtcaag GCTACAGTTGGTCTGATCCGTAACCTGGCTCTCTGCCCTGCGAACCACGCCCCTTTGAGGGAGCAGGGTGCCATCCCCAGACTGGTTCAGCTGCTGGTCAGAGCACATCAAGACACACAGAGACGCACCAGCATGGGaggcacacagcagcagtttgtg gAGGGAGTACGTATGGAGGAGATTGTGGAGGGCTGTACAGGAGCGCTTCACATCCTGGCCAGAGATGTCCACAACAGAATAGTCATCAGAGGACTCAACACCATTCCACTCTTTGTACAG ctgttGTATTCTCCCATTGAGAACATCCAGCGTGTAGCAGCGGGCGTCCTGTGTGAGCTTGCTCAGGACAAAGAGGCTGCTGAGGCCATCGAGGCTGAGGGAGCAACTGCCCCACTCACGGAGCTATTACACAGCCGCAATGAAGGAGTTG CCACGTATGCAGCAGCAGTTTTGTTCCGTATGTCAGAGGACAAACCTCAAGACTACAAGAAGCGCCTCTCTGTAGAACTCACCAGCTCGCTCTTCAGGACAGAACCAATGGCCTGGAACGAG ACAGCAGATCTGGGTTTGGACATCAGCGCACAGGGAGAGCCTCTGGGCTACAGACCAGAAG ACCCAAGTTACCGTTCCTTCCATTCGGGGGGTTACGGAGGGGACTCAATGGGTATGGAGCCCATGATGGATCATGAGCTGGGTGGAGGCCACCACCCTGGCCAGGACTACCCCCCTGTAGAAGGGCTGCCTGACCTGGGACATGCCCAGGAACTGATAGAGGGCCTGCCACCTGGCGACTCAAACCAACTGGCCTGGTTTGATACCGACCTGTAA